A section of the Clostridium omnivorum genome encodes:
- a CDS encoding sensor domain-containing diguanylate cyclase, whose translation MKSNIYRIITVASIFLTLSIIIALNKYETDIKPVVDISKDWTIQYGDKRFVDDFSYNSDSKIGVEKRITLTNKFIIPEANKSTDLYLKLGKTYGSYKLYVNDVFLGGAGDMPPNYRSGWTNLGFFMLPDIAIDKNRENTIRMEYYSDYASGFISKPMIINYRDASRLFSISMFYNHTIYIIIMTLLAAVSLFFLYIYKSSIKEKYILYFSLITANLFIYYNSYVWPFAFARDFQILKITESALFISIILFIYFIKSYLGININKFDKVLHRGQMSLVFCSLFISSIGRYNQFRDIFHIIIVFDICYIIFIAARAVIDKVHNSKYIFVITLTALMFIIHDSINFIIPSTRRYTLLFNFPISVFILPTVIMNLALTFALKIEELQSCSLQYSDKLKNLNHMLKDIIDENNVLYSKTITDYLTGTYNRNFLEISYKKQMEDMKGEDSYALFFIDIDNFRDFNNNYGHEVGDFILKSFVNCINEELDPIDIFVRYSGDEFVILMYDNEPLKHKIVAERILKGFETSKFEYKEKNYSISCSIGIKLIKNNTLSLDNALKLADMAMYRAKANGKSSYHILE comes from the coding sequence ATGAAATCTAACATTTATCGCATAATAACTGTAGCATCAATATTCTTAACTCTTAGTATAATAATAGCTTTAAATAAGTACGAAACAGATATCAAACCTGTAGTAGATATATCAAAAGATTGGACAATCCAATATGGAGATAAGCGGTTTGTAGATGATTTTAGCTATAATTCAGATAGCAAAATCGGAGTGGAAAAAAGAATAACTTTGACTAATAAGTTTATAATACCTGAAGCAAATAAAAGTACAGATTTATATCTGAAGCTTGGAAAGACATACGGAAGTTATAAATTGTATGTAAATGATGTGTTTTTAGGTGGAGCTGGAGATATGCCCCCAAATTATAGAAGCGGATGGACTAATTTGGGCTTTTTTATGCTGCCCGATATAGCTATTGACAAGAATAGAGAAAATACTATAAGGATGGAGTATTATTCTGATTATGCTTCTGGATTTATATCAAAACCTATGATAATCAATTATAGAGATGCTTCTAGATTATTTTCTATATCTATGTTTTATAATCATACGATATATATTATAATAATGACTTTGCTTGCAGCAGTATCCTTATTCTTTTTATACATATATAAAAGTTCTATTAAAGAAAAGTATATTCTTTATTTTTCATTGATTACTGCTAATCTATTTATATATTATAATAGTTATGTGTGGCCATTCGCTTTTGCTAGGGATTTTCAAATTTTAAAAATAACAGAATCAGCATTGTTTATTTCTATTATCTTGTTTATATATTTTATAAAGAGTTATTTAGGAATAAACATAAATAAATTTGATAAAGTTCTTCATCGTGGACAGATGTCATTAGTATTTTGCTCATTATTTATTTCGAGTATAGGAAGGTATAATCAATTTAGGGACATATTTCATATAATTATTGTGTTTGATATATGTTATATTATTTTTATTGCGGCGAGAGCAGTAATAGATAAAGTACATAACTCAAAGTATATTTTTGTTATTACATTAACAGCCTTAATGTTTATAATTCATGATAGTATTAATTTTATAATACCAAGTACGAGAAGGTATACTTTACTTTTCAATTTTCCAATAAGCGTATTTATTTTACCTACTGTAATTATGAACTTAGCATTAACCTTTGCACTAAAAATTGAAGAATTACAAAGCTGTTCATTGCAGTATTCGGACAAGCTTAAAAATTTAAATCATATGCTTAAGGATATTATAGATGAAAATAATGTATTATATTCTAAGACCATAACGGATTATCTTACAGGAACTTATAATAGAAACTTTTTAGAAATTTCCTACAAAAAACAAATGGAGGATATGAAGGGTGAAGATAGCTATGCTCTATTTTTTATTGATATAGATAATTTTAGAGACTTCAATAACAATTATGGACATGAGGTAGGAGATTTTATACTTAAAAGCTTTGTTAATTGTATAAATGAAGAACTGGATCCTATAGATATATTTGTACGGTATAGCGGTGATGAATTTGTAATATTGATGTATGATAATGAACCATTAAAGCATAAAATTGTGGCAGAAAGGATACTCAAAGGCTTTGAAACTTCAAAATTTGAGTACAAAGAAAAAAATTATAGTATAAGCTGCTCAATAGGTATTAAGCTGATTAAAAATAATACCTTAAGTCTTGATAATGCTTTAAAATTAGCTGATATGGCCATGTATAGAGCTAAGGCAAATGGTAAGAGCAGCTATCATATATTAGAATAA
- a CDS encoding protein kinase, whose amino-acid sequence MGGKHKHKSNYSDINLLDHKMLGRGHNGVVILLPDNKVIKICFNEKSFKGEAYILKKVNGNKYFPRIYEIGGNYMIRDYVDGVCMRDYIKHNGLSKELAKKIIVLLKEFEKLKFKKIDIRCKDIFIQPDGSLMIIDPKKCFSKERNFPRHLSKGLDKLGVLDYFLQVLKEQDCKLYKRWINKIHEYQDERKELDENY is encoded by the coding sequence ATGGGAGGAAAGCACAAACACAAATCTAATTATTCAGATATAAATTTGCTTGATCATAAGATGCTTGGACGAGGCCACAATGGGGTAGTAATCCTTCTCCCTGATAATAAAGTTATAAAAATATGCTTTAATGAAAAAAGCTTTAAAGGAGAAGCTTATATCCTTAAAAAGGTTAATGGCAACAAATACTTTCCCAGAATATACGAAATTGGTGGTAACTACATGATTCGAGATTATGTAGATGGAGTATGCATGAGAGATTACATAAAGCATAATGGGTTAAGTAAGGAACTGGCCAAAAAAATTATTGTTTTACTTAAAGAATTTGAAAAGCTTAAGTTTAAAAAGATTGATATTAGGTGCAAAGATATTTTTATACAGCCAGATGGCTCTTTAATGATTATTGATCCTAAAAAGTGCTTTTCAAAAGAAAGAAACTTTCCAAGGCATTTGTCCAAGGGCCTAGATAAGCTTGGTGTGCTTGATTATTTTCTTCAGGTCTTAAAAGAACAGGACTGTAAATTATATAAAAGGTGGATTAATAAAATCCATGAATACCAAGATGAAAGAAAAGAATTAGATGAAAACTATTAA
- a CDS encoding ammonium transporter, producing MPQINAGDTAFVLISAALVCLMTPGLAFFYGGLVRKKNVLTIMMQSFISMGIVTLIWIFGGFSLAFGPDVHGIIGNLQYFGLKGVGMAPNPTYGPTIPFLSFFTYQEMFAIITPALITGAFADRVNFKSYLKFLVIWSIVIYIPLCHWIWGGGFLQKLGVVDFAGGIVVHVSAGIAALASVFFVGKRKILPGEKTTPHNIAFVALGTGLLWFGWFGFNGGSALGANGIAATAFINTDIAGSIAMVTWLIISWKHEKKPTLVGALTGSVAGLATITPAAGYVRPWAAVVIGILAAAVCYLAVQVRIKLDWDDALDVWGVHGVGGILGSILVGVFAEASVNGVKGLIFGDFHQFAVQLLAVIFTGAYSFIVTFGILKVLDKFEPVRVSEAAEIKGLDESLHGEVAYDL from the coding sequence ATGCCACAGATTAATGCAGGTGATACTGCTTTTGTCCTTATAAGTGCCGCTCTTGTTTGTCTAATGACACCTGGACTAGCATTTTTTTATGGAGGACTAGTAAGAAAGAAAAATGTTTTAACTATTATGATGCAGAGTTTTATATCTATGGGAATAGTTACTTTAATTTGGATTTTTGGGGGCTTTAGTTTAGCTTTTGGCCCCGATGTTCATGGAATTATCGGTAATCTACAGTACTTTGGACTTAAGGGTGTTGGTATGGCACCAAATCCAACTTATGGTCCAACTATACCATTTCTAAGCTTTTTCACTTATCAGGAGATGTTTGCCATAATAACTCCTGCGCTTATAACAGGTGCTTTTGCAGATAGAGTCAATTTTAAGAGCTATTTAAAGTTTCTTGTTATATGGAGTATAGTGATTTATATTCCACTTTGTCACTGGATTTGGGGAGGAGGCTTCCTTCAAAAATTAGGCGTTGTTGACTTTGCTGGAGGAATTGTTGTTCACGTAAGTGCAGGTATAGCAGCGCTTGCTTCAGTATTCTTCGTTGGAAAGAGAAAGATACTTCCAGGGGAAAAGACTACTCCTCATAACATAGCTTTTGTTGCTCTAGGCACAGGGCTTTTATGGTTTGGGTGGTTCGGGTTTAATGGCGGAAGTGCCCTTGGTGCTAATGGCATTGCAGCAACAGCATTTATCAATACAGATATAGCAGGTTCTATAGCAATGGTAACTTGGCTGATTATATCATGGAAACATGAGAAGAAGCCTACTCTAGTTGGAGCTTTAACTGGTTCAGTAGCAGGACTTGCTACCATAACACCTGCAGCCGGTTACGTAAGACCTTGGGCGGCAGTAGTCATAGGAATACTTGCAGCTGCTGTATGCTATTTAGCTGTACAGGTTAGAATCAAGCTAGACTGGGATGATGCCCTTGATGTTTGGGGTGTTCATGGTGTAGGAGGAATATTAGGTTCTATACTAGTTGGAGTTTTTGCAGAAGCAAGTGTTAACGGGGTAAAAGGATTAATATTTGGAGACTTTCATCAGTTTGCAGTTCAGCTTTTAGCAGTAATATTTACAGGTGCTTATTCATTTATAGTTACTTTTGGAATACTTAAAGTACTTGATAAATTTGAGCCTGTAAGAGTAAGTGAAGCTGCAGAAATTAAAGGCCTAGATGAATCACTTCATGGTGAAGTTGCTTACGATTTATAA
- a CDS encoding sigma-54-dependent transcriptional regulator: MRNKSILIVDDEQNVCNLLNKIFVKEGYTAYTAYNGEEALKIIDSNEIDIVITDIKMPGMTGVELLKNINRIDPSIKVILITAFATLDTALEALRSGAKDYIIKPFNIEDVLMAVNKIANDKNDETSEDIKKDYNTIKNQLESKSPAMLKTIDMIEQVADTKATVMIYGETGTGKELAAQALHNFSSRGDKPFIKVNCAAIPDALLESELFGYEKGAFTGAIIKKPGKFELADGGTIFLDEIGDISQALQVKLLRVLQEREIEHLGGVKTIKIDVRIIAATNKNLEELVKKGDFREDLYYRLNVVPIMLPPLRERREDIKSLAEGFLKKSSFISGKHQKVISDGAIQRLMSYNWPGNIRELENIIERCVVITSKDVIGEEDLPAYVKVSSEEQISEEEATLDEVLDCTEKDVIIKTLKEWDGNRTKAAEALGISRRSLHRKIVKYNIEE; encoded by the coding sequence ATGAGAAACAAATCTATTCTAATAGTTGATGATGAACAAAATGTATGTAATCTATTAAATAAAATATTTGTAAAGGAAGGATACACAGCCTACACAGCTTATAATGGAGAAGAGGCACTAAAAATAATAGATAGTAATGAAATTGATATAGTTATAACAGATATAAAAATGCCTGGAATGACAGGTGTAGAGCTGCTTAAAAATATTAATAGGATAGATCCTTCTATTAAAGTCATATTAATTACCGCTTTTGCTACCCTAGATACGGCACTTGAAGCACTTAGAAGTGGAGCTAAGGATTATATTATCAAGCCTTTTAATATTGAGGATGTACTCATGGCTGTTAATAAAATTGCCAATGATAAAAACGATGAAACAAGTGAAGATATAAAAAAGGATTACAATACAATTAAAAATCAGCTTGAAAGCAAAAGTCCAGCAATGTTAAAAACAATAGATATGATAGAACAGGTTGCAGATACGAAGGCAACGGTAATGATATATGGAGAAACAGGTACGGGTAAGGAGTTAGCTGCACAAGCACTTCATAATTTTAGTTCAAGAGGGGATAAACCTTTTATAAAGGTTAATTGCGCTGCTATTCCAGATGCTTTATTAGAAAGTGAGCTTTTTGGTTATGAAAAAGGAGCTTTTACTGGCGCTATAATAAAGAAACCGGGAAAGTTTGAACTGGCTGATGGAGGAACAATATTTTTAGATGAAATAGGGGATATATCACAAGCTTTGCAGGTAAAGCTTCTTAGAGTGCTTCAGGAAAGGGAAATTGAGCATTTAGGTGGTGTTAAGACAATAAAAATAGATGTAAGAATTATTGCTGCTACTAATAAAAATTTGGAGGAACTTGTTAAGAAGGGAGATTTTAGAGAAGATCTTTATTATAGACTTAATGTAGTACCTATAATGCTTCCACCATTAAGAGAAAGAAGAGAAGACATCAAATCTTTAGCAGAAGGCTTTCTTAAAAAGTCCTCTTTTATCTCCGGTAAGCATCAAAAGGTTATTAGTGATGGTGCTATACAAAGGCTTATGAGCTATAATTGGCCCGGAAATATTAGAGAGCTTGAGAATATTATTGAGAGATGTGTAGTCATAACCTCAAAGGATGTAATAGGTGAGGAGGATTTACCAGCCTATGTTAAAGTGAGTTCTGAGGAACAAATTTCAGAGGAAGAAGCTACTCTTGACGAGGTGCTTGACTGTACAGAAAAAGATGTGATAATAAAAACCTTGAAGGAATGGGATGGTAATAGGACTAAGGCAGCTGAAGCGTTAGGAATAAGCAGAAGATCGCTTCATAGGAAGATTGTAAAGTATAATATTGAAGAATAA
- a CDS encoding PAS domain-containing sensor histidine kinase, with the protein MKMNFKRNSMQMKLMTFFTILAGTLIISVGFLFFRSTKEAINISKEKEFITLAQETSNKIERYMFERYGDIQVMVNSPLLKTNNIGAAVKLDYLNSVREAYKAYDYIFITDEHGTIQVNSGELKSDEEYKRFLPEVLKGNSYVSDFTYSESSKSYVVYYAAPIVDDLKHIKGAVVERMNFNSIADIVKNVKLGEKGYAYLVSSKGEYIFSPFKGSDVIKNIDENKYGTFYIKHNNINYFSATYSIRKYDTQRDNWYVAVEEPVKEAYEVSYRLRSYTIIVLFISLFIVFILVTLMSKKITKPIKELLKETQSAAEGDIGQNINIDSRDEIGDLADSFNIMLNNLKSMMQQVLKVSGEAASMEQVRQYTEKFIDNVQSAIVTIDSSGKITSFNHQASYIFGIDAAMILHKNISDLDNENMKPIAELLRKGLEEDLIYIKHIIKIKNNRGIELPIMINTSLQKDESGKLLGVIGVFRSVEEVKQLEESVLRAKNLEALGSLSAGMAHEIRNPLTSIKGYAQFIKTELEVDSELYNDISVIISEVDRLNNIIDRFLAFAKPGDLNLEYCDINKIIGVVINLINRDNLMKNIALETELEKLPCTKADFDQIEQVLLNICINAIQAMPQGGTLSINTKYKKSYETIEIEIADTGEGISTENQDKIFEPFFTTKEKGTGLGLAICSRIVENHKGVIEVNSTSKAGTIFIIKLPVSNDEDKVRL; encoded by the coding sequence ATGAAAATGAATTTTAAAAGAAACTCCATGCAAATGAAACTCATGACGTTCTTTACTATTTTAGCCGGGACGTTAATAATTAGTGTAGGCTTTTTGTTCTTTAGAAGTACAAAAGAGGCAATAAACATTTCAAAAGAGAAGGAGTTTATTACCCTTGCACAGGAAACCTCAAATAAAATAGAAAGATATATGTTTGAAAGATATGGAGACATTCAAGTAATGGTTAATTCCCCATTGTTAAAAACAAATAATATAGGGGCGGCTGTAAAGCTTGATTATTTAAATAGTGTAAGAGAAGCTTATAAGGCCTATGATTATATTTTTATCACTGATGAGCATGGTACAATACAAGTTAATTCAGGTGAGCTTAAGAGTGATGAAGAGTATAAAAGATTTTTACCAGAGGTACTAAAAGGAAATAGTTATGTGTCAGACTTCACATATTCTGAAAGCTCAAAGTCATATGTAGTTTATTATGCTGCACCTATAGTTGATGACTTGAAGCATATTAAAGGAGCCGTAGTTGAAAGAATGAATTTTAATTCAATTGCAGATATAGTTAAGAACGTAAAGTTAGGCGAAAAGGGTTATGCGTATCTAGTCAGCAGTAAGGGTGAATATATTTTTAGCCCTTTTAAGGGGTCAGATGTAATAAAAAATATAGATGAAAATAAATATGGCACGTTTTATATAAAGCATAATAATATTAATTACTTTTCAGCTACTTACAGCATTAGAAAATATGATACTCAAAGGGATAACTGGTATGTAGCTGTTGAAGAGCCTGTGAAGGAAGCTTACGAGGTTTCGTATAGACTGAGAAGTTATACAATAATAGTACTTTTCATATCTTTGTTTATAGTATTTATATTAGTAACCCTTATGTCAAAGAAAATTACAAAGCCAATCAAAGAGCTGCTAAAGGAGACTCAAAGTGCTGCTGAAGGTGATATTGGACAAAATATTAATATTGATAGCAGGGATGAGATTGGTGACTTAGCAGATTCCTTTAATATAATGTTGAATAACTTAAAATCAATGATGCAGCAAGTGCTTAAGGTATCAGGGGAAGCAGCATCTATGGAGCAGGTTAGACAGTACACAGAAAAATTTATTGATAATGTTCAAAGCGCCATAGTAACAATAGATAGCTCTGGCAAAATAACAAGCTTTAATCATCAAGCAAGCTATATTTTTGGGATAGATGCAGCTATGATTTTGCATAAGAATATAAGTGATTTAGATAACGAAAATATGAAGCCTATTGCTGAACTTCTAAGGAAAGGACTTGAAGAGGATTTAATATATATAAAACATATCATAAAAATAAAAAATAATAGGGGAATAGAACTTCCCATTATGATTAATACTTCACTGCAAAAGGATGAAAGCGGAAAACTTCTTGGTGTTATTGGAGTATTTAGAAGCGTAGAAGAAGTAAAACAGCTGGAGGAAAGTGTTTTAAGAGCAAAGAATCTTGAAGCGCTTGGCTCTCTGTCAGCTGGTATGGCACATGAGATAAGAAATCCCCTTACCTCTATTAAGGGTTATGCCCAATTTATTAAAACTGAACTTGAAGTTGATAGCGAGCTATACAATGATATATCTGTGATTATATCAGAAGTAGATAGGTTAAATAATATAATAGATAGATTTTTAGCTTTTGCAAAACCAGGCGATTTGAACTTAGAATATTGTGATATAAATAAAATAATCGGAGTAGTAATTAACCTTATTAATAGAGACAATCTTATGAAGAATATAGCTTTAGAAACTGAGCTTGAGAAACTACCTTGTACTAAGGCTGATTTTGACCAAATTGAACAGGTGCTTTTAAATATTTGTATAAATGCAATTCAGGCAATGCCTCAGGGAGGAACCTTGAGCATTAATACAAAATATAAAAAGTCCTATGAAACAATTGAAATTGAAATTGCAGATACGGGGGAGGGTATTAGTACAGAAAACCAGGATAAAATATTTGAACCTTTTTTCACTACTAAAGAAAAGGGAACTGGTCTTGGGCTTGCTATTTGTTCTAGAATAGTAGAAAATCATAAGGGAGTAATAGAAGTTAATAGTACTTCAAAGGCAGGTACAATTTTTATCATAAAACTTCCGGTTAGTAATGATGAGGATAAGGTGAGGCTATGA
- the glyA gene encoding serine hydroxymethyltransferase yields the protein MNKDNLMEMDPEIYEVIKKEMERQESKIELIASENFTSANVMAAMGSPLTNKYAEGYPGKRYYGGCECVDIAENIARDRMCELFGAEHANVQPHSGSQANMGVYMAVLEPGDKILGMNLSHGGHLTHGSPVNFSGKLYNFVSYGVNESGYIDYEELRKIALAEKPKMIVAGASAYPRVIDFAKIKEICDEVNAYMMVDMAHIAGPIAAGLHPSPVPYADFVTTTTHKTLRGPRGGAILCKEEYAKAVDKAIFPGIQGGPLMHTIAAKAVCFKEAMTDEFKDYQRRILDNAKVLAEALMDRGFKLVSGGTDNHLLLVDLRNKEITGKEAEKLLDEAGITVNKNTVPFETQSPFITSGIRIGTAAVTTRGFGREEIKEVADIIDFIISNKTGDLTYAKEKVKKLCDKFPLYK from the coding sequence ATGAACAAGGATAATTTAATGGAGATGGATCCAGAAATATATGAAGTCATAAAAAAAGAGATGGAGAGACAAGAGAGCAAAATAGAGCTAATAGCTTCGGAAAACTTCACCAGTGCTAATGTTATGGCTGCTATGGGTTCACCACTAACAAATAAATATGCAGAAGGATACCCAGGCAAGAGATACTATGGCGGCTGCGAATGTGTAGATATAGCTGAGAATATTGCTAGAGATAGAATGTGTGAGTTATTCGGAGCAGAACATGCTAATGTTCAGCCACATTCAGGTTCTCAAGCAAATATGGGAGTATATATGGCAGTGCTGGAGCCAGGGGATAAAATCTTAGGTATGAATCTCTCCCATGGAGGACATTTAACTCATGGAAGTCCAGTTAATTTTTCAGGAAAGCTATATAATTTTGTTTCCTACGGTGTTAACGAAAGCGGCTATATAGATTATGAAGAACTAAGAAAAATTGCTTTAGCAGAAAAGCCTAAGATGATAGTTGCTGGTGCTAGTGCATATCCAAGAGTAATTGACTTTGCAAAAATAAAAGAGATATGTGATGAAGTTAATGCATATATGATGGTTGATATGGCACATATAGCTGGGCCAATAGCAGCAGGACTTCATCCAAGTCCAGTACCTTATGCTGACTTTGTTACTACAACTACCCATAAAACCTTGAGAGGACCTAGAGGCGGAGCTATTCTCTGCAAGGAAGAGTATGCTAAGGCTGTTGATAAGGCTATATTCCCTGGAATTCAGGGGGGACCACTAATGCATACCATTGCAGCTAAAGCAGTATGCTTTAAAGAAGCTATGACTGATGAATTTAAGGATTACCAAAGAAGAATACTAGACAATGCTAAAGTTTTAGCAGAAGCTTTAATGGATAGAGGCTTTAAGCTTGTTTCCGGTGGCACGGATAATCATCTGCTATTGGTAGACCTTAGAAATAAAGAGATAACAGGTAAAGAGGCAGAGAAGCTGTTAGATGAGGCTGGTATTACAGTAAACAAAAATACAGTACCTTTTGAAACCCAAAGTCCATTTATAACAAGTGGAATTAGAATTGGTACAGCAGCTGTAACTACTAGAGGCTTTGGAAGAGAAGAAATTAAGGAAGTAGCTGACATAATAGACTTTATAATCAGCAATAAAACAGGCGATTTAACTTATGCTAAAGAAAAAGTTAAGAAGCTGTGTGATAAGTTCCCACTTTATAAATAG
- the lpdA gene encoding dihydrolipoyl dehydrogenase, with protein MDKDIIVIGGGPGGYVAAIRAAQLGAKVCVIEKDKLGGTCLNRGCIPTKALYRNAEILNILKNVDEFGINVDNFNVNVDKIHSRKQGIIDQLVGGVEQLLKANNVEVVYGNAEFKDKNTIQILFKDGIKRDITAANIIIATGSKPSIPPIEGANEGGIYTSEDILNFQGIPKTLAVIGGGVVGMELACIFNAMGTRVTVLEFMPNILGQVDSDITKRLVVSLKKKGIAVNTSTKVTKIEKISDKYVIYAEGKKGEFKVEADKVLISAGRMPAALGLNLEGIGVEFDKKGIKTNSSFETNVKGIYAIGDVNGKVMLAHAASHQGIFTAEKIMERAANSENQVVPSCIFVFPEIACVGITEDEAKQKGIPYRTCKFMFGANGKALALGEGEGFIKVIATKTSLENPTEERILGVHIMGPHASDLIHEGTLAIQNNLSIEGIKNTIHAHPTLSEAFSEAVMGIAGEAIHMAPIKL; from the coding sequence ATGGATAAGGATATAATAGTTATCGGTGGAGGCCCTGGTGGTTATGTAGCAGCTATAAGAGCCGCTCAGCTAGGGGCAAAAGTATGTGTAATTGAAAAGGATAAACTAGGAGGCACTTGTCTTAATAGAGGGTGTATACCTACAAAAGCTCTTTATAGAAATGCTGAAATATTAAATATATTAAAAAATGTTGATGAATTTGGGATAAATGTTGATAACTTTAATGTGAATGTGGATAAAATTCATAGCAGAAAACAGGGAATAATAGATCAGCTTGTAGGTGGAGTAGAGCAGCTTCTAAAAGCAAACAATGTTGAAGTAGTTTATGGAAATGCTGAATTTAAGGACAAAAATACAATACAAATATTATTTAAAGATGGCATTAAAAGAGATATTACAGCTGCAAATATTATTATTGCAACAGGATCTAAGCCATCAATTCCTCCCATTGAAGGTGCAAATGAAGGTGGAATTTATACTAGTGAAGATATTTTAAACTTTCAAGGAATACCAAAAACCCTTGCTGTAATTGGCGGAGGAGTAGTTGGTATGGAGCTAGCTTGCATTTTCAATGCAATGGGAACAAGGGTAACAGTGCTAGAATTTATGCCAAATATATTAGGTCAAGTGGATAGTGATATTACAAAAAGGCTTGTAGTATCCCTGAAGAAGAAAGGTATTGCAGTAAATACTTCTACAAAAGTAACTAAAATAGAAAAAATCAGCGATAAATATGTAATTTATGCTGAGGGGAAAAAGGGAGAGTTTAAAGTAGAGGCTGACAAGGTACTTATATCAGCAGGTAGAATGCCAGCAGCTCTCGGTTTAAATCTTGAAGGTATAGGTGTTGAATTTGATAAAAAGGGAATTAAAACAAATAGCAGCTTTGAAACAAATGTTAAGGGAATATATGCTATAGGGGATGTAAATGGAAAAGTAATGCTGGCACATGCTGCATCTCATCAGGGCATATTTACAGCTGAAAAAATAATGGAAAGGGCTGCTAATAGTGAAAATCAAGTAGTTCCTAGCTGTATTTTTGTGTTTCCCGAAATTGCTTGTGTTGGAATTACAGAGGATGAAGCAAAGCAAAAGGGTATTCCTTATAGAACTTGTAAATTTATGTTTGGAGCCAATGGTAAAGCACTTGCCCTTGGAGAGGGAGAGGGTTTTATTAAGGTTATAGCAACAAAGACTTCATTAGAAAACCCTACAGAGGAAAGAATACTAGGAGTTCATATAATGGGACCCCATGCATCAGACCTTATTCATGAAGGTACTTTAGCTATACAAAACAACTTGAGTATAGAAGGTATTAAAAATACAATTCATGCACATCCTACACTTTCAGAGGCATTTTCAGAGGCAGTTATGGGCATTGCAGGAGAAGCAATCCACATGGCTCCTATAAAATTATAG